In Pyrus communis chromosome 15, drPyrComm1.1, whole genome shotgun sequence, the genomic stretch ATGCTTATTCAAATGATGCTGGTGACAATGAGGGACACGCTGCTCTGGCAATTTGAGTTTTGCCTTgaaatttttatccaacggctataaaCAGGGAGCTCCTTTAAAAGTTagaataactttagccgttggactaAATTTCAAGGATCCGAAATAGGTAATTAGGTGGATttagtggaagagatccggaaatgatccatttcccaattttatggcctaacaattagattagtccaatttttagttatttttttatttaggtccaTGAATAGGACACCATGTGTCAacactttttgttgttaggttgatactttgcattgtgattactattttattctactatagctattcaatggaaaaagaaaaaaaatagaaaatgatacgatcggtactttcctAGCTATTCTCTTTGATGATAATCGCTAAAAAGATAGCGACTAGTATCCCAAAAAGTCGCtatcttcataccgatcccttccttttcattttttaaaattttttattttgttaatttttcttttatttatcttaccataacaacaaactatcatattcatgtttttcaaaatatattttttccgtgcaaaatatattataattcatttttaaacacttgtaatcaatgatttaaaacctaaatttaaagatatttttctattttctcactttaagaatcaataaaaaaaaaatagtttcaggacCTAATAATCAGTAGGATCACATCCAaaggttttgcaatattttccttaGCTCCAgcgcaaaatatttcttaaagctaaaaatttcaattttttttcacaaaaaactgtgTGCTATAAGCCAAAGTTAGAGTTATTCTATTCGCACCAcatatttcctaaaattaatttaggacatttccaaaatttcggACACCTATAAATCTCTTGGGGGGCCTCGctattagttatattattattattattttttttcaactcagGTACCCTATTAGCTGGCATAAACCCATATTTCAGCTGATCTTTtacaatctaaactacctatcatataaGTATTTTTACAGTCTAAACTAcatgtcatataagtacttgtacaagctaaactacctatcatattataatattagtcgGCATAAACTTATATTTCAACTGATTttttataatctaaactacctattatataagtacttttacagtcTAAACTACCTgccatataagtacttgtacaagctaaactacctatcgtATTGTAACTACCTATCATGGTGGaataagtaattttacatgattcTTACAATAAGATGTAGTCCTCCATCTTGGTAATGTTAAAAGCCCCCGAAGCTAACACaatcaatgtcaaaagcctcttgAGCAATTACTTACATAAGACAATCAATGTATAATGCTCGCGAATCATGTAGACTAGAATCATGTAACAAATACCAGCAAAAATGAAACTTATTGTTGTAAACAACTCAAtgaaaacatgtaaaattacttgtagttctcatagcttcatgcaaattcaaattcaaatttggatactAATCTGCATGAATCGcaaggaaaattcaaaacaggaGTCAGATAGAGTTTTTGATGAAACAACGAGATTTGAcgagtaactttttttttctttttttttcaatacaatgatatattttacactaaaaaaaatgagagtttttttttatgaaatgatgagaTTTGATGTGTAACTTAAAGTTCCATGTTAATTTTGGAAGAGTCATGATAAAACATTCAACGACAATcggtgcattttttttttcaaattatggaCATTTTAATTGCTCTACTTATTAGACCCTACCTATGATTGTGCAATACATTAGACCCATATCAAAACATGCGGATCatgatcctctcctgagcaaagggtgaggatcctcctgaccaaactcatcgggccgttgaaattttatccaacggctacaaacagggggcccctctaaaagttataataattgtattcattggataaaatttcaacagtCTGATGggcttggtcaggaggatcctcactagggatgggcaaatacccattggttatgggtaaccgcggttatccgcccatttaaatttgacggttacgattatgggtaaccgtttagataaataaatggttatgggtataaccgtttaactatgaaatttaaataggcggttatgggtattacccgcgGTTATAAAGGGATACctatttaaatgtttattttaatatatgtaaaactaaaaattaaaaaaaaaattagtttctaaCTAAGTTTAGTATCCCGAGATATATTTGGTTATAAAGggccatataatatatatatatatatatatatatatatatatatatatttataccttacttgagagaaaaatatagttgatagaacgggttaatgtttaatatatgtgattgaatgtgctaaagcattagtgttcgacaattttgttttggagtcttttgaagcTTTGATCAATTCAAGATAATCATTACCTTGagcatttagaaacatgttattattagatgatgcgtacatatatatatatatatatatatatatatatttaattggcctcgagttttcaataaatatttgacccCAAAATTAGAAATCGATTAAATGGCTTGGATCAATGAACAtatgtttctaaataaaaatccaaatatttatcaaattagcCTATTAGCAGACTGATTCgtacttacatatatatatatatatatatatatatacaagaatATTAATTAACCTACAACCATGCATGATTCTTGTAATAGATTGACCGTCAAATAATTGGGAGATATCgcatatattcataaataatattgccgttaatataaaaatgggtaaattacactttcatacctcaggtttggagtctatttcaattccttacaacatcttcaaaacatttcactttcatacgttaagtactattttatttcaaaataatacctccgttccatttttcatccattgatccgttaaatgctgacgtggctgccacatatatgtcaCGTGGTTACCAAATGTTTGACAcatggcaaaaaaaaattaattttttaattttttttaaaccttaatcttctaaatataaataataattataaaaaaaaatttaaaaattaaaaaaaaaaactgaaataaacCACCCCTCGTCAACCCCCCAAACCAAAACCTAGAAACCCAGAAAGAACCCCCACCCGCCCATGACCCTCATTGCGCACCCCCCAACCTATGACCCTCCCTCCCTTCACGCCCACCCTCTTCCCTTCTCTACACACCCCCCACTCTCCTCTACACACACCCCTactccttaaatccacaccCATTCCACGAACCCGGCGATGGCGagacgggatctgggttttttttttttcttcctgggttgcaaggaagatgaagatgggggagatgGGTTTGGGAGTTGCGAGGAGAAGAGAGGAGGATGAGGGGGATAAGATTGAGGGAAGAGGGAAGCGAGGTGAGGTCGCGCAGGTGGGTGGGTGGGAATAAGATAGGGGGAAGCGAGGTGAGGTCCCCCGGGGGGAGGGGGGTGGAACTggattttgggattttttttttttttcctccttcctccctcttcttcttcttgccgTTGCAGCAGGTTTTTGGGTTCTGGATTAGGGATAGGGATTTGGGTCGCGTAgggggggagggagggagggataGTGggtttaattattatattttttttcatggggggggggggggtgggggaacTAGATTTTGGGATTTGTTTTTTCCCTccttcctccctcttcttcttcttgttgttgcTGCATCAGGTTTTTGGGTTCTGGGTTAGGGATAGGGATTTGGGTCGCtttgggtgggggggggggggaggggagggattttttttttttcatttttagttttttgagaaatttcagtttttttttaaataaataaaaaattattttatttgccacaTGATAGACATTTGGTAGtcacgtggcatatatgtggcagccacatcaacatttaacggatcaatagatggaaaatgtaatagaggtattattttgaaataaaatagtacttaaggtatgaaagtgaaatgttttgaagatgttataaggaattgaaatagacttCAAACCTGagatatgaaagtgtaatttaccccataaaatacatgttaaatgtacttataacggtatttaatagttagaaaaaagaaaattatgacaattttctttttaattttcaagttgttaaaaaaataggtagacgggtataaaaaaaaaaagtaaacggGTATGCGGTTATAGatatggttaaccgtttataaacggttatgggtatgggtatacctgtttatgtaaatacccaacgggtaaacgaTTATGTGGATAAAAGCTTAAACGGTTATAGGTAAATAACCGTGGTTACCCGCCcgccataaccgttgcccatccctatACACAGGttagattttcatttttatttttacttctctttTATTTATAACAAGATAAGAACTCTATTCTTCTTATCTCTTCTTTTTATCACTCTTTTCtagttttcaatattttggaAAAGAAATGTGGGTTACGAGAAAGGGGGGAGGGATGTTAACACAGAAATAAATCCTAATGAATAATAGGAGGAAAAAATTTAAACAGTATAGAAAACTGATTAGGAGTGTATGAGTATTTATTGAagcatgtatatgttttattgaAGCTAACTCACCGTCGAAATAAGAGAAAAACTTAATAATTGAGATACCTGAGAAACCTGTTGATGACAAGATAAACATGTTCACTTCATTTTTTAACTCTCTTACTACATAGGTATTTGGATAAATGGTGGTAGTTTTTTTAACATTACAATGAACATCCACGTCggatataaaacttaaaaaattatgacacaagaataattaaaattatagtATATAGAAAGAAGAACGTATAAAGATAGAGGCAGTGGCTTGGTAAATAAAGTTGAACTCTTCAGTGCTTCATATATCTTTATACCTTCAGTGCACCATTGAGACGAATGCAATGTTTCCCAGCAATTTCCATCCACGAACTCGCTGGCGCCGAAAAATCCCATGGTCTTCCACCACCTGAAGATCAAGCGACATTGTTGAAGAACAGATATTGAAACAGTTTGGAAGAGTCATCATCTTTAGCTGGCATTTTAACAAGTTTTGACCGCCCTCAGACCATGTAGAGTTTCTGCACACAAGTTTTCACTCACCTGCCATACCTAATGTTTGCATAAGTTGTTTTATATGTAAATTCAAGGGAAAAGGAGATTTTGGGGAAGGGTGACTACATAGCCTTGCCTCCTTGGCATGTCTACGAACAAATGGTGTTGCAATGAAAGGCACGATGCAGCAAGGCAAGGGGAGGTGAGGCACTTCTTTAAGTATGGTAAAGAATAAAATTACTTCTCATCAACTCCAATTGCAATAAGTGCACTTGCAGAACAGCCAATAAATCGCAGCATTGACAAATATAGATGATGCTTGTTGAAGAAAAGGGACAAACATGGTTGAAAACAGAGATAGAGATGAATTAATGTCTCAAACCTTAAACTTCCCCAAGAGGTAGGAATAGGAATCCTCCAAATCCTAATGGTGAGACTAGAAAACTTCccatccaaagttggaattcaggATAGAGATAATTGGAATCAGTCTTCTAACAAGACGAAATAAACGAAATAATTCAACCGTTGTGCTAAGGATAATTCAGAGAACACATATGGTGTCTATTTTTTAGAAGAGTTGAGGATTTTTTGTCCGTGaattttttaaaacacataTGAATAATTCAACCATCGTACTACCACCACTCATCTCTGACTTCAACATTCTGAGATTTTTTTAGAAGAGTTGAGGATTATTTTACCgcgattttttttaatttgggtgGTGATCACCCATAAGGGTAGCGAGATATATAGGAGGAGTAAGGAAGACATGAACTGAAACGTGGTTTGTGGAGGATTAGGGTTTAATACTTAGGCATTGGTGAACAGGAGATATCGTGTCCATGGCTAGCCTCACTGTTTAAATCTCTAATACACACTTGGCTTACACCTTTGTTTGCTTTCTTGCTCAGGTGGCAATCGGAGAGGAGCCAAATTCCAGTTTTCcccttcatttttcattttcttttattaaatcCGCCCATTACATGAAGATCCACATCGGATTTTAACTTAGATAAATCGTAATTGATGAATGATAGTAGGAGGGAAAATTCTTAAAGTGTAGAGAAGACTGACTATAAGTATGTCTTACTGAGCTGACTGAGAGTTGAGATAAGTGATGAACTTGCTGACAACTAAAATAAGGtgtcaatttttaatttttctttttacctttgtATTTAAATAACAAGATAAACATGTTCACTTATCACTTTTTTCAATTACTATGGAGGTATTTGCATTATGGTAGTTTCTTTTTACCTAATTCACGTCCGagatttagatttttttatagGTTCTTCAAGATTGATGATTTATTATGATTTTGATTTCTGTGTAGTGGTTTGGGTGAACCCTAACTAGggctttttgaattttgagtgtTGTGATGGATGAAGGTGCATATAACACAACGAGATCATGAGGGGAAAATTGTGATTGTGTCTTGGCCTCACAGGTAATTCAAATTTGATGCATTTAGAAATTTTGCACAAATTGGCACACTTGTGCTGTTTATTATGCTTTGAACCATATTTTTGTGTGTCCTATCTTGTTCTCATCAATGTGGTGTGCATTTTTGAGCAGGGATCTTGGCCAAACTCACGATTCAAATCGTACACTCACATTATGAATTAAACTCCACGAAAGGACAGACGGTGTTGCTTTTTGGGGACCTCTCTTACGCAGATGATTCTCCGTTTCATGACAATAACCGGTGGGATACCGGACGCATGGGGGAGGTTCGTAGAGAGAAATGTCACTTACCAGCCTTGCACTTAGACTGCTGGAAATCACGAAATTGATTTTGTCCTGAGCTTGtatgtctcttttttttttcattttttttttttttttttttttgcagtacTTCGATCTTGTTCTGCAACAAGTTGTACAAATGATTAAGCGTATGATATAATTGCAATGTTGTTTCAGGGAGAAAGTAAACCCTTCAAACCATACACAACCCGTTATTTTCTTCTGTACGAAGCTTCATGCAGTATATCTCCGCTATGGTACTCCATCTAGAGAGCTTCAGCATATATAGTATTCTTATCCCCTTACTCAGCATATGGTAAGAATGCTTACATCTCACTTCTATAGCCACAATTCATCTGGTGCGAGCAATTTTGCAGTACTGTGTCAGTCGTGGTTAGTTATGCTTATGTGCTCTCGATACAAGGCTCAAGAAGTAGCTTAAGAAAGTGAACAAGACAGTGACACCATGGCTTATTGTTCTTATGCATTCTCATTCTCCACTGTATAACAGTTACGTGCATCACTATATGGAAGGAGAATCCTTTACGAGGAATAGTTTGTGGAATATAAAGTAGATGTTGTCTTCCCTGTCCATGTTCATGCCTACGACCGATATGTAAGTGTACCTTATACATGCCTGCGAACAATCTGTTTAAACTATATAGGTTTCAGAAATGAATGTTTCCATCACAGGAACGGTTATCAAATGTTTCTACAACATTTCGAAGACTCTGCACTCCGAGAAGTGACCAGTCAGCCCCGGTTTACATAACTATTGGAGGAAACCTAGAAGGATTGGTTACCGAGTACGATGTTAATTCCCATTCGTATTAACTGTGAGCAGTCTTTCCTGTTGatcaaaaattttgaaattcggtggtattttgtgtttttctgcAGAATGTCAGAACCACAGCCAAGTTACTCAGCTTTCCGGGAAGCTAGCTTCGGTCATGGGATTTTCAATATAAAGAACAGAACTCATGCTTTTTTCAGTTGGCATCGGAATTAAGACGGGTATGCGGTTGAAGGACAGATATTGAAACAGATTGGAAGAGTCATCATCCTTAGCTGTATTTTCACTGCCCTCACAACCATGTAGACTTGCTGCAGAGGTTTTCACTCATCTGCCATATCATTGTAAATTCAAATGTTCAAGAGATGGGAAGGATGAGAAAGGTTTCATGTAATCATTGTATAGCACTCTATTCTTCATCCTGAATAAAACAATCTGTTCTTCATCCTCTTTTAACTCCAAAGATAAAACCATTTTCACTCAccactttcttttcttccttttttgaaGAGAAAGGGCCGATTTCATCACAAGAGGTAGGGaaatgaattcaacaaacaatttTTCTTCAGTTTGTGTTTCTATATTAACTAGGCAAGCTTTCTAAGTTAAGGCGCGATGATAgtcttatttctttttctttttttatgctACTCAAGTGAGCCTTCTGAGTCATGAGTTAAATTAGACGGGACGGTGAATTATTTCATCTATATTGTCTTCCTATATTAACCAGGTGAGCCTTCTAAGTTTTGAGTTAAACCAAGCGCGACAGTTGAATTATTTCACCTATTTCATCTTTCTATATTAACTATGCGAGTTTTCTGATTTCTAAATTAGACTATGCATGACGATTaaattatttcatttatttcatgTTTCTATATTGTGTGAATGGTTTCCATTCAATCTTACGAGTTATATATATTCTAACTACACATCAGATGGAACTACTAGCATAGCCTACCCTTTACGCACTTTCTTTAAAGTATGGTAAAGAATAAATTACGACTCAACAACTTCGATTGCAATATATAAGTGCACTTGCAGAATTGGCAATAATTCCCAGCATTGATAAATATACAAGATGCTTGTGGTTCATGTGGAATAAAAGGGACAAACATGGCTTGAAAACAGAGATAGAGATGAATTAATGTCTCAACTGTTGTACGGATAAGCCCAAACCGTAAACCTCCCCAAGAGGTAGGAACAGGAATCCTCCAAATCCTAATGATGAGGCTAGAAAACTTCCCATAAAAAGGTGGAATTCAGGAATCTAACAAGAAGAAATAGACAAAATAATCATACCATCGTGCCAAAGATATTTCAAAGAATATATATGGTGTCTTAAATTAGATTAAATTGGATAACTCACAAAAATCATCACACAATACAAAAAAGACGAAGTGAACTATACAATCCAATTGTTGCGCCTGATTTAactcaaaaatgaaaaagttgTCTAGTTAATATAAAAAGACGAAATAGACGAAATAATTCAACCATCGCGCCTGGTGAAATAAGAAAGCTAACTTGgttaataaagaaaatgaaatagacGAAATAATCCAAACGCCGCACCTGATTTAGTTTAGAAAACTCGTTCAATGCCTTAAATTAGATTAAATTGGATAACACAACACATTTATAAGGAATTCATTCACATAATATAGAAAGACAGAGTACAGCCACAATTATTTCATTCATATTATACATATACCCACATTAAGATTTGCAACAAACCCTGCAAGCTGCGGCTCTTTTACAATACCCTGcacattacattttttttagtacactcccaaattaaaactaaaaataaagggggttaagaaaagaaaaccttATTGCTTATTGGTTTATAATATATACAGCACACTGGAATGACCACGACAAAGAGCAGAAAAGCTCATTCGCCGCCGCAGCCCTCTAGATATTTATACACACCTCCATATATttttactatatatatacacacaccccCTACTAGTTCTGTACATATATTATTATTCGACATATGAAGCACTTCTGAAGACATTGTGCAACTTTATTTACCAAGCTACCACCTCTATCTATATACCTTCAATTTTGATTTACATGCACCATTAATACGAATGCATTGTTTCCCAGCCAGTTCCATCCACGAAACCGCCACCGAAAACACCATAATCTTCCACCGCCGGAAGATCAAGCGACATGGCGGCCTCCGTCCATATCGAGTCATCAAACACCGGAAAGTTCCCGCTTGTGTCCCCCCAGAGTATCCCCTCCATTTCATTATTCCCACCACTACTCATATTCTCCCCCACTTCCGAGCCGCCCTGCTCCGGGAGGGCCACAGCCCAATTTCTATGGGGCTGATCCGCCTTCACAGTCAGAAAGTTATCGCCAATAAAAGGTACCGCAATATCGTTCACAAGAGCAACATAACCTGCAGGATTAGTCCTAGTACCTGATGGATTGTTCTGCACAAGGGTTTGGTTCGGAATTTGAGGTGGCACGCCGGGATTGACCGGCGAGGGAACGACTTGATTCTGCAGATGCTGATTCAAATGATGCTGATGACAATGAGGGACTCGCTGCTCCGGCAAATTGAGCTTTGCCCCGGAACCGTAGAGCTTTCGGGCCGCAGCGTCATAAGCCAGAGCAGCTTCATGGGAGGAGTCGAAAGTCCCGAGCCAGAGCCGGGCCCCACGGTTCGGCTCACGGATTTCCGCCACCCATTTTCCCCACGTCCTTTGCCTGACGCCTTTGTAAGTGCACA encodes the following:
- the LOC137717404 gene encoding dehydration-responsive element-binding protein 2D-like; protein product: MLKSEMNGGGSTSVGVEERKLSKRPVQASSRKGCMRGKGGPENAMCTYKGVRQRTWGKWVAEIREPNRGARLWLGTFDSSHEAALAYDAAARKLYGSGAKLNLPEQRVPHCHQHHLNQHLQNQVVPSPVNPGVPPQIPNQTLVQNNPSGTRTNPAGYVALVNDIAVPFIGDNFLTVKADQPHRNWAVALPEQGGSEVGENMSSGGNNEMEGILWGDTSGNFPVFDDSIWTEAAMSLDLPAVEDYGVFGGGFVDGTGWETMHSY